A single region of the Rubrobacter aplysinae genome encodes:
- a CDS encoding acetyl/propionyl/methylcrotonyl-CoA carboxylase subunit alpha has translation MFSKVLVANRGEIAVRIIRALREMGVASVAVYSDSDREALHTVLADEAYHVGPTPAAESYLNIDKLLEVASRSGAEAVHPGYGFLAESAPFARAVSEAGMTWVGPHPEAIDSMGSKVESRRIMSAAGVPTIPGTADPAESSKEVIAFGEEHGYPVAVKASAGGGGKGFAVANDSSEAEIAFERASREGEAYFGDGAVYIERYLPAPRHIEIQVLRDKHGNAVHLGERDCSIQRRHQKLLEECPSPALTPEMREKMGKAAVGAAEAVDYDSLGTVEFLLQDEEFYFLEMNTRVQVEHPVTEEVTGVDIVETGLRIAAGEPLPFAQEDVVHRGHAIEVRLNAEDAAAGFIPSPGPVSVYEEPSGPGIRVDSSLRGPGEVSESYDPLFAKLIVRGADRKGALGRLRRAIAEFRVEGISTTLPFFTALLDDEVFVSGEYTTRYVEERMEHLSMEPAPDSAASPDKDEKSVREVDAEVNGRLFKVKLYADNPDDFGAPAGNGAGAGAGPPRRRGSGGSGRSIATSEGAVTAPMQGTILRVLVEEGQEVSADDPVCVLEAMKMESEVRAGRGGTVSAVNVAAGQTVGSGEPLVVLE, from the coding sequence ATGTTTTCTAAGGTTCTGGTCGCAAACCGGGGTGAGATCGCGGTCCGCATCATCCGCGCCCTGCGCGAGATGGGCGTCGCCAGCGTCGCCGTGTACTCCGACTCCGACCGTGAGGCCCTTCATACCGTGTTGGCCGACGAGGCGTACCACGTCGGCCCGACACCGGCTGCCGAGAGCTACCTGAATATAGACAAGCTTTTAGAAGTGGCATCGCGGAGCGGTGCGGAGGCGGTGCATCCGGGCTACGGATTCCTGGCCGAGAGCGCGCCCTTTGCGCGGGCGGTATCCGAGGCGGGGATGACCTGGGTCGGCCCTCACCCGGAGGCGATAGACTCGATGGGCTCGAAGGTTGAGTCCCGGCGCATAATGTCCGCCGCCGGGGTCCCTACCATACCCGGCACCGCAGATCCCGCGGAGTCCTCCAAGGAGGTCATCGCGTTCGGCGAGGAGCACGGCTACCCGGTGGCGGTCAAGGCCAGCGCGGGTGGTGGAGGCAAGGGATTCGCCGTGGCGAACGACTCCTCCGAGGCCGAGATCGCGTTCGAGCGGGCGAGCCGGGAGGGTGAGGCGTATTTCGGCGATGGCGCGGTGTACATCGAGCGATACCTGCCCGCGCCGAGGCACATCGAGATCCAGGTCTTGCGCGACAAGCACGGCAACGCCGTCCACCTCGGCGAGCGCGACTGCTCCATCCAGCGCCGCCACCAGAAGCTCCTGGAGGAGTGTCCCTCACCGGCGCTCACGCCCGAGATGCGAGAGAAGATGGGCAAAGCGGCGGTCGGCGCGGCGGAAGCCGTCGACTACGACTCGCTCGGTACGGTCGAGTTTCTCTTGCAGGATGAGGAGTTCTACTTCCTGGAGATGAACACCCGGGTTCAGGTCGAGCATCCCGTGACCGAGGAGGTTACCGGGGTGGACATCGTCGAGACCGGCCTGCGAATAGCCGCCGGTGAGCCCTTGCCATTCGCGCAGGAGGACGTGGTGCACCGGGGTCACGCCATCGAGGTGCGGCTCAACGCCGAGGACGCGGCGGCGGGATTCATCCCGAGCCCCGGTCCGGTGAGCGTGTACGAGGAACCGTCGGGGCCGGGTATCCGGGTTGACTCCTCGCTGCGCGGTCCCGGCGAGGTATCGGAGTCCTACGATCCGCTGTTCGCGAAGCTGATCGTGCGCGGCGCGGATAGAAAAGGCGCTCTGGGTCGTCTGCGGCGGGCTATAGCCGAGTTCCGGGTGGAGGGGATCTCGACCACTCTGCCGTTCTTCACGGCGTTGCTGGACGACGAGGTCTTCGTCTCGGGCGAGTACACCACCCGCTACGTCGAGGAGAGGATGGAGCACCTCTCCATGGAGCCAGCGCCTGACTCTGCCGCCTCCCCGGATAAAGACGAAAAGAGCGTGCGCGAGGTAGACGCCGAGGTGAACGGCCGACTCTTCAAGGTGAAGCTCTACGCCGATAACCCAGACGACTTCGGCGCTCCGGCGGGTAACGGGGCGGGGGCCGGCGCCGGGCCGCCCAGGCGCCGGGGCTCGGGCGGGTCGGGTCGTTCCATCGCCACCTCGGAAGGGGCCGTCACGGCTCCGATGCAGGGCACGATCCTGCGTGTGCTGGTCGAGGAGGGGCAGGAGGTCTCAGCCGACGATCCCGTATGCGTGCTGGAGGCGATGAAGATGGAGTCCGAGGTCCGGGCGGGCCGCGGCGGTACGGTCTCCGCGGTCAACGTCGCCGCCGGGCAGACCGTGGGCTCGGGTGAGCCCCTGGTCGTCCTGGAGTAG